A region from the Flavobacterium enshiense genome encodes:
- a CDS encoding fasciclin domain-containing protein has protein sequence MRTIKFFVLAGLFMAIGCKKTEEVKPDATTEGATTESVGQSGVKDETSAPNIVQTAAGSKDFTTLVTAVKAAGLVDALSNAGPFTVFAPTNAAFDKLPKGTVEDLLKPENKDKLKGILEYHTYVGSLKTDYMSDGQSFEMVSGGKVNITKQGDKTLVNGSEITTSIETSNGIIHVIGDVLSQK, from the coding sequence ATGAGAACAATCAAATTCTTTGTTTTAGCAGGTTTATTCATGGCCATTGGGTGTAAAAAAACCGAAGAAGTCAAACCAGATGCTACTACTGAAGGCGCTACTACTGAAAGTGTCGGCCAATCCGGCGTAAAAGACGAAACATCGGCGCCAAATATCGTACAAACAGCTGCCGGAAGTAAAGACTTCACAACTCTGGTTACAGCCGTAAAAGCAGCGGGCTTGGTAGATGCTCTGTCCAACGCAGGTCCCTTTACCGTTTTTGCTCCGACAAATGCGGCTTTTGACAAACTTCCCAAGGGAACAGTGGAAGATTTGTTAAAACCGGAAAACAAAGACAAATTAAAAGGTATTTTAGAATATCATACTTATGTAGGTTCTTTAAAAACAGACTATATGAGCGACGGACAGTCATTTGAAATGGTTTCGGGCGGCAAAGTAAATATCACGAAACAAGGAGATAAAACTTTAGTAAACGGCTCCGAAATCACCACCTCCATTGAAACATCGAATGGGATCATACATGTAATTGGTGATGTTCTGAGTCAGAAATAG
- a CDS encoding c-type cytochrome: MKHYQKYSILLLCLLSVFLVYNCILYTSDSDFGEVHLSKKAIEGENIWLKNNCNSCHQIYGLGGYLGPDLTNAYSRISNEDYLKAMFNSGAKAMPKFNFNEEERNQLAQFLKEIDQTGFYPNLQANSKNNGWVTIKYKDQHYE, encoded by the coding sequence ATGAAACACTACCAAAAATATTCCATCCTTTTACTGTGTCTCTTATCTGTTTTTCTTGTTTACAATTGTATTTTATACACTTCTGATTCGGATTTTGGCGAGGTGCATTTGTCAAAAAAAGCAATCGAAGGCGAAAATATATGGCTTAAAAACAACTGTAATTCCTGCCACCAAATTTATGGGCTTGGCGGATACCTCGGTCCGGATTTAACCAACGCCTACTCACGAATCTCCAACGAAGATTATCTCAAAGCCATGTTTAACAGTGGTGCGAAAGCTATGCCTAAATTTAATTTTAACGAGGAAGAACGGAATCAGTTGGCCCAATTCCTAAAAGAAATCGACCAAACTGGTTTTTATCCTAATCTACAGGCGAACTCCAAAAACAATGGTTGGGTGACCATTAAATATAAAGATCAACATTATGAATAA
- a CDS encoding cbb3-type cytochrome c oxidase subunit I: protein MNNTKKYAFLFIGTGLISLLLGLLCGLLAGFQYIVPDFIKETLPFNSLRPLHTLFVVSWILLSSLGGIYYYLNQNPEIKFFNHQLVQWHFWLFLLTGIGITISYITHNFGGKEYLEFPAYFYFPIIVGWIFLGINYFKTMLPNFKTWPVYYWMWGTGIVFMIFHFTEAHLWLLSSFRDNFLRNFAIQWKAGGSYVGAWNQLVYGTALFVMSKISNDESYAKSKKAFFFYFLGLTNLMFGWAHHIYIVPTSPWIRYVAYSISMTEWIILFSIIYDWKKNLGKEKKKANFIAYQFMILADFWVFLNIILALLISIPSINLFTHGTHITVAHSMGTTIGINTLILFSSITYILEKEFMFTATVLLKIKQGIKIFHVSFICFWITLLVLGVKKGHWTYFSQNISFGTFQNSMHWIYALFVLFGFGLLMGLYLISFKLLNLIRDKFRT from the coding sequence ATGAATAACACCAAAAAATACGCATTCCTGTTTATCGGCACCGGACTAATTTCATTACTTCTCGGTTTGCTTTGCGGCCTACTGGCTGGATTTCAATACATCGTCCCGGATTTCATCAAAGAAACATTACCTTTTAACTCGTTACGCCCATTACATACTTTGTTTGTCGTTTCCTGGATCCTGTTATCCTCACTGGGAGGAATTTACTATTACCTGAACCAAAATCCGGAAATCAAATTTTTCAACCATCAGCTGGTTCAGTGGCATTTCTGGCTCTTTCTGCTAACTGGAATTGGAATTACAATTTCTTATATAACTCATAATTTCGGTGGAAAAGAGTATCTTGAATTCCCAGCCTATTTTTATTTCCCAATTATTGTCGGATGGATTTTTTTAGGCATTAATTATTTCAAAACCATGCTTCCTAATTTCAAAACCTGGCCGGTGTACTACTGGATGTGGGGAACAGGAATAGTTTTTATGATCTTTCATTTCACCGAAGCGCATTTGTGGCTGCTTTCCTCTTTCAGGGATAATTTTCTCCGAAACTTTGCCATTCAGTGGAAAGCCGGAGGTTCCTATGTTGGTGCCTGGAATCAATTGGTATATGGAACCGCTTTGTTTGTAATGTCAAAAATCAGCAATGATGAAAGTTATGCCAAATCAAAAAAAGCTTTTTTCTTTTACTTTTTAGGATTAACCAATTTGATGTTTGGCTGGGCACATCACATTTACATAGTACCAACAAGTCCGTGGATCAGATATGTTGCCTACTCCATCAGCATGACCGAATGGATCATCCTATTCTCAATCATCTATGACTGGAAAAAAAATCTTGGTAAAGAAAAAAAGAAAGCCAATTTTATTGCCTACCAATTCATGATTTTAGCCGATTTCTGGGTGTTTTTAAATATTATCCTAGCCTTATTGATTTCCATACCGTCGATAAACCTTTTCACGCACGGAACACACATAACAGTGGCCCATTCTATGGGAACAACCATCGGGATAAACACACTTATATTGTTTTCATCAATAACGTACATTCTTGAAAAAGAATTCATGTTTACCGCAACCGTACTTTTAAAAATAAAACAGGGAATCAAAATTTTCCATGTTTCTTTTATCTGTTTCTGGATTACTTTATTGGTTTTGGGAGTTAAAAAAGGGCATTGGACATATTTCAGCCAAAATATTTCTTTTGGAACATTTCAGAATTCAATGCATTGGATTTATGCCCTTTTCGTGCTGTTCGGATTCGGGTTACTTATGGGTTTATACCTCATCTCCTTTAAACTTCTGAATTTAATACGCGACAAATTCAGAACATGA